The following are from one region of the Aspergillus chevalieri M1 DNA, chromosome 1, nearly complete sequence genome:
- a CDS encoding putative translation regulator (Cya5) (COG:S;~EggNog:ENOG410PPEQ;~InterPro:IPR002885,IPR011990;~PFAM:PF13041,PF13812,PF17177,PF01535;~go_function: GO:0005515 - protein binding [Evidence IEA]): protein MLERAAGCLENAGRRFFRDSNGAIRHSRSLYPLIGHNNGASADFPPWLLALVQISDLRGSHSLGATSNTRAPFLDFLYPPQTESFAASCLFNASKRIGSRRRRRTVPGLSRAYVSKSASRYQSAQAGQRVLEEHEKPGGEDERERARDSLRVLFNQRRQGDYEEAWTLYAVAGRPLDLKSSLLDYLSRSERPLDRNRLKQIFDEIPVEHRSAHDYLRLAESCVAAGTFPDLKGLCQEAVSSGVGNPCLAFTIAASVNNAQWDIAHEMWNSRPKSFEDKLSPDNEWLCSVISQVDLSLFLKNAVGLADFLKGQGDVRPARELVGILIDHAFSSLRAIENTSSRNILLLLRRYKGLGIVTAEHFYKLIQTSQSSDLRTTFIRSIVIYRTFRWQLPDKVPPAKIIRAMMRTLVSFNITNGMTYFMEEFSHFHGKPTPDVYKNALVAFSRAGDVAKVREVFDKLVSDHGPPRSRRLLTPLLYVQARIGNVRETRREFNRIPEEYGLPLNTVCWNNLLTAHANAGDPSGAFQTFDEMLKSGVELNSHTFGILMGVCANKGDIDNVRRLLAMAKQRRMQITAPMIDPIVEAYCRNGKFDVAESVAETCLGLEVQGSRVRMWNILLWHYAFRLDLEAVSRIRSRMDKAGLLPDGMTYAALMLSLALIGKTDSARRIFRSLHRNKRVHATEFHYTIILYGYVRERNRDMVHIVFREIKERFQRPGSSSSLLFLKNQLQRDLQSVRSGGKPEESTSVRLENAEKFLAETIADFDTTKLATKEPMPATGRQSAMEAFPSMFYEYVMNSYGTKGASRKVRELFDQFISRQQTSRASDNVEELAPLRLLNTLMLAHLRADEYKEVEKCWRLTFPRAIKLATPLDIDEWLSAQLPPADSLEPPRPSLPQSPQGNHDLLVDSDASDLSEELISQKNRILPSYKFMLSKPLSLYLRSLAYRNEVERIPEVVAEVERAGFSLSSYNWSSYVQLLATSANPSRQIEAFVVFEEKFMPNFPGWNFIRRGLSIKPSGVPRAIARLEEHRYGGRRDHLFKEGRIYWSKIQPDFMHPTYISMVYLASALLDFRERSVVEGGVQLQSLYTEAPRTLEALGNMPYLREKFQGVLLRSRQQKPDKRKIPLQWEPWVWTGGVLDVGGRPRSSALVLSSEAAARTSTAGGLDQHVTDTKAKAKASISEEDEPEDFPPPKTFDPEDEHDIETETSYEETSGLVDPDDESRYLREPDNLYVFRLPIVKDEQGSNELDEPAEESAEEPADGPADDASEYDAAEDAENAEANNEEQDLKHTGENESDGRS, encoded by the coding sequence ATGCTTGAACGGGCTGCCGGATGCCTCGAGAACGCAGGACGGCGTTTCTTCCGGGATTCCAATGGCGCCATTCGACATTCAAGGTCACTATATCCTCTTATCGGGCACAATAACGGAGCGAGTGCAGATTTCCCTCCATGGCTTCTGGCCTTAGTACAGATTTCCGACCTGCGGGGCTCGCATAGTCTGGGCGCCACTTCAAATACACGAGCGCCGTTTCTCGACTTCCTCTACCCACCACAAACCGAGTCCTTTGCAGCCTCATGTTTATTTAACGCCTCGAAGAGAATTGGTTCGCGACGAAGGAGGAGAACGGTACCCGGCCTGTCCAGGGCTTACGTTTCAAAAAGTGCTAGTCGTTATCAGAGTGCCCAGGCGGGGCAGCGAGTGTTAGAGGAACATGAAAAGCCGGGTGGAGAAGACGAACGGGAACGCGCAAGGGACAGTCTTAGAGTGCTGTTCAACCAGCGGAGGCAGGGAGACTATGAAGAAGCTTGGACGCTATATGCAGTTGCCGGCCGGCCCCTCGATCTGAAATCGTCTCTTCTCGATTACCTTAGTCGTTCAGAACGGCCGCTCGACCGCAATCGGTTGAAACAGATATTTGACGAAATCCCTGTCGAACATCGCTCTGCCCACGATTACCTGCGCCTAGCTGAATCATGTGTGGCTGCTGGAACATTCCCGGATTTGAAGGGATTATGCCAGGAAGCTGTATCGAGTGGAGTGGGAAACCCATGCTTGGCTTTTACTATCGCGGCCTCAGTTAACAATGCGCAATGGGACATTGCTCATGAAATGTGGAATTCAAGGCCAAAATCCTTTGAGGACAAGCTGTCTCCCGACAATGAATGGTTGTGTTCCGTGATTTCCCAGGTGGATCTATCGTTATTCCTCAAGAATGCAGTTGGCCTAGCAGACTTTCTCAAAGGCCAAGGTGATGTTCGGCCTGCTCGCGAACTTGTGGGCATTCTTATTGACCATGCTTTCTCGTCATTGAGAGCCATCGAAAACACGTCCTCTAGAAATATTCTTCTCCTTCTACGCAGATACAAAGGACTCGGCATTGTTACCGCGGAGCATTTCTACAAATTGATTCAGACCTCCCAGTCTTCGGATCTTCGAACGACATTCATTCGGTCCATTGTCATTTACCGTACGTTCCGTTGGCAGCTGCCAGACAAGGTCCCCCCAGCGAAAATCATTCGTGCCATGATGAGGACTCTTGTGTCATTTAACATCACCAACGGTATGACGTATTTCATGGAGGAGTTCTCCCATTTCCATGGAAAACCTACTCCCGATGTGTATAAGAATGCTCTCGTTGCATTTTCAAGGGCCGGTGATGTCGCGAAAGTCCGCGAAGTCTTCGACAAGCTCGTGTCCGATCATGGACCGCCGCGCAGTCGCAGGCTGCTAACTCCGCTTCTTTACGTTCAGGCAAGGATTGGGAACGTTCGAGAGACCCGTCGGGAGTTTAACCGGATCCCAGAGGAATATGGCCTTCCGTTGAACACGGTGTGCTGGAATAATCTGCTCACTGCCCACGCGAATGCGGGCGATCCTAGCGGTGCTTTCCAAACTTTCGATGAAATGCTCAAAAGCGGAGTGGAACTGAACTCCCATACATTCGGTATTTTGATGGGCGTCTGTGCCAATAAAGGCGATATTGACAATGTGCGCCGTCTGCTAGCTATGGCCAAACAACGCCGGATGCAGATTACGGCTCCTATGATTGATCCAATCGTAGAGGCGTACTGCCGCAATGGAAAGTTTGACGTAGCTGAAAGCGTGGCCGAGACTTGCCTTGGCCTGGAAGTGCAGGGCTCGCGGGTACGGATGTGGAATATACTACTTTGGCACTACGCATTCAGACTCGACCTAGAAGCCGTTTCTCGAATCCGTTCGCGAATGGACAAGGCGGGACTTTTACCTGATGGCATGACATATGCCGCTTTGATGCTTAGCTTGGCGCTTATTGGCAAAACCGATTCTGCTCGCCGAATTTTCAGGTCTCTTCACCGAAATAAGCGCGTGCATGCAACCGAGTTTCATTATACTATCATCCTGTATGGTTACGTTCGAGAGCGGAATCGTGACATGGTACACATTGTTTTTCGTGAGATCAAGGAACGGTTCCAGCGACCGGGTTCCAGCTCAAGCCTTCTCTTCCTCAAGAACCAGCTTCAGAGAGACTTGCAATCCGTCAGGTCTGGTGGAAAGCCCGAGGAGAGTACCAGTGTACGCCTTGAAAACGCCGAAAAGTTCCTTGCTGAGACCATCGCGGACTTCGACACTACAAAACTGGCTACAAAGGAGCCAATGCCAGCCACTGGGAGACAATCCGCTATGGAAGCCTTCCCTAGTATGTTCTATGAATACGTCATGAATTCATATGGCACTAAGGGAGCGTCTCGGAAAGTACGGGAGTTATTCGACCAGTTCATCAGTCGGCAACAGACTTCACGCGCATCAGACAATGTGGAAGAACTTGCGCCTCTTCGCCTGCTTAACACCCTAATGCTCGCGCACTTGCGGGCTGACGAATATAAAGAAGTCGAGAAATGCTGGCGCTTGACGTTTCCTCGTGCGATCAAGTTGGCCACGCCTCTCGACATCGATGAATGGCTTTCTGCCCAATTGCCCCCGGCGGACAGCCTTGAACCTCCCCGTCCTTCTCTACCCCAGTCCCCACAAGGCAACCATGATTTGCTCGTGGATTCCGATGCTTCTGATTTGTCAGAGGAGCTCATCTCACAGAAAAACAGAATTCTCCCGTCTTATAAGTTCATGCTATCAAAACCGCTCTCTCTTTACTTACGTTCGTTGGCGTATCGCAATGAGGTCGAAAGGATTCCGGAAGTTGTGGCAGAAGTTGAGCGTGCAGGATTCAGCCTGTCCTCTTACAATTGGTCGAGTTATGTCCAGCTGCTCGCGACGTCTGCCAACCCGTCACGTCAAATTGAGGCGTTTGTCGTCTTTGAGGAGAAATTCATGCCTAATTTCCCGGGATGGAACTTTATTCGCCGTGGACTCAGCATCAAACCTTCAGGTGTTCCCCGGGCAATTGCACGGCTTGAGGAGCATAGATACGGGGGGCGTCGCGATCATCTCTTTAAAGAAGGGCGAATATATTGGAGTAAAATTCAGCCGGATTTCATGCATCCCACCTATATTTCCATGGTCTACCTCGCCTCTGCCCTCCTTGATTTTCGAGAGAGAAGTGTCGTCGAAGGAGGTGTTCAACTGCAGTCTTTGTATACCGAGGCCCCCAGAACTCTTGAGGCACTGGGTAACATGCCTTATCTCCGCGAGAAGTTCCAGGGTGTATTGCTCCGCTCTCGCCAACAGAAACCCGATAAAAGGAAAATTCCCCTTCAATGGGAGCCTTGGGTGTGGACTGGTGGTGTCCTTGATGTGGGAGGTCGTCCTAGATCTTCTGCTCTTGTTCTCTCCAGCGAAGCAGCGGCTAGAACCAGTACTGCTGGCGGATTAGATCAACACGTTACTGACACCAAGGCGAAAGCGAAGGCCTCCATCTCAGAGGAGGATGAACCTGAGGATTTCCCTCCTCCTAAGACTTTCGACCCTGAAGACGAGCACGACATCGAAACCGAAACAAGCTACGAAGAAACGAGCGGCCTTGTTGATCCCGATGATGAGTCACGGTATCTCAGAGAGCCTGATAACTTATATGTTTTCAGACTACCGATCGTGAAGGACGAGCAGGGTTCCAACGAGCTGGACGAGCCAGCAGAGGAATCAGCAgaagaaccagcagatgGGCCAGCAGACGACGCATCAGAATACGATGCTGCGGAAGATGCTGAAAATGCTGAGGCAAACAACGAGGAGCAAGACCTCAAGCATACCGGAGAGAACGAGTCTGATGGACGGTCTTAG
- the MCM3 gene encoding MCM DNA helicase complex subunit MCM3 (COG:L;~EggNog:ENOG410PFNC;~InterPro:IPR027417,IPR003593,IPR001208,IPR041562, IPR027925,IPR033762,IPR008046,IPR031327,IPR012340, IPR018525;~PFAM:PF00493,PF17207,PF17855,PF14551;~go_component: GO:0042555 - MCM complex [Evidence IEA];~go_function: GO:0003677 - DNA binding [Evidence IEA];~go_function: GO:0005524 - ATP binding [Evidence IEA];~go_process: GO:0006260 - DNA replication [Evidence IEA];~go_process: GO:0006270 - DNA replication initiation [Evidence IEA];~go_process: GO:0032508 - DNA duplex unwinding [Evidence IEA]), giving the protein MDDGVQLRDEAAQDRVRAAVEFLDPTDARARSYRADIVLMLNRGLRRLLVSIDEIRAHNRELADGLLTSPFEYSIAFDKALKDVIKTLPNRPSRETGDDVNYYCAYVGAFGEFACNPRTLGSIHLNRMISLEGIVTKCSLVRPKIIQSVHYSEKKDRFLSRRYRDQTMTASGATSLNVYPQEDDEKNPLITEYGYSTYMDHQTISIQEMPERAPAGQLPRSVDVILDDDLVDRAKPGDRIQLVGTYRTLGNRNAGNGSSTFRTLVMANNIIQLSSKSGGGIAQATITDTDIRNINKISKKKNVFELLSHSLAPSIYGHDYVKKALLLMLLGGMEKNLDNGTHLRGDINILMVGDPSTAKSQLLRFVLNTAPLAIATTGRGSSGVGLTAAVTSDKETGERRLEAGAMVLGDRGVVCIDEFDKMSDVDRVAIHEVMEQQTVTIAKAGIHTSLNARCSVLAAANPIYGQYDPHKDPHKNIALPDSLLSRFDLLFVITDDIEDSKDRMVSEHVLRMHRYRQPGVEEGVPVREQLNQSLGVGLEETQDSNQPTDVYEKFNVMLHAGIANMNRDSGKKNLEILSIPFIKKYIQYAKSRIKPVLTKGAADHIVATYSALRNDELSGNQRRTSPITARTLETLIRLSTAHAKARLSSRVDEKDAKSAESILRFAMFKEVVEDERRKRRKVTTFDDDSDSDSSDEDSDDDDETPATTTPRSTRRGGTLRTRTQATRSSINDNADAEGEDISDDGDGLYEASPRGQRMRSSQTGQTQTQPQSQSQMSVASSQPASQLMSDTSQSQSAAAASQPIQPPRLTIFRQTLGSLMGSRLFADGDTADVEELIGAVNTAVRTAPGLGEGAVFQRPEAVQALKAMNEMNQLMYLEDDETVYRI; this is encoded by the exons ATGGACGACGGGGTGCAGCTCCGTGATGAGGCCGCTCAGGATCGAGTCCGAGCGGCCGTTGAGTTCCTTGATCCAA CCGATGCTAGAGCGCGCAG TTATCGAGCGGATATTGTGTTGATGCTTAACCGGGGATTGCGTCGTCTTTTA GTTAGCATTGATGAAATCAGAGCGCATAACCGCGAACTTGCAGATGG GCTTCTCACCTCGCCCTTCGAATACTCGATAGCATTCGACAAAGCCCTGAAGGATGTAATCAAGACATTGCCGAACCGGCCATCAAGAGAAACGGGAGACGATGTG AACTATTACTGCGCATATGTCGGCGCATTCGGAGAATTCGCCTGCAATCCCAGAACGTTGGGGTCGATCCACCTGAACCGGATGATCTCGCTCGAGGGTATCGTTACGAAATGCTCGTTGGTCCGTCCAAAAATTATACAGAGTGTGCACTACAGCGAGAAGAAGGATAGGTTCTTGTCTAGGAGGTATAGGGATCAGACTATGACTGCTAGTGGGGCAACGAGTCTGAACGTCTACCCAcaagaagatgatgaaaAGAATCCG CTTATTACAGAGTACGGTTATTCGACGTACATGGACCACCAAACGATCTCTATCCAGGAAATGCCCGAGAGAGCACCAGCAGGCCAGCTTCCGCGCAGCGTCGATGTGATCCTTGACGACGATCTGGTCGACCGGGCTAAACCCGGTGACAGAATTCAATTGGTGGGAACCTATCGTACGCTGGGTAACCGAAACGCCGGGAATGGGTCGTCGACTTTCCGCACACTCGTCATGGCGAACAACATCATCCAATTGTCTTCGAAGTCCGGTGGTGGAATTGCACAGGCCACTATTACCGACACTGACATTCGGAATATTAACAAGAtctccaagaagaagaacgttTTCGAGCTCCTTTCTCACTCCCTTGCACCGAGTATCTATGGACACGACTACGTCAAGAAGGCATTGCTGCTGATGTTGCTTGGTGGTATGGAAAAGAATTTGGACAACGGTACTCACCTGCGTGGTGACATTAACATCCTGATGGTCGGTGATCCGTCAACGGCCAAGTCGCAACTTCTTCGATTCGTGTTGAATACCGCTCCTCTCGCAATTGCCACAACTGGCCGAGGATCTTCCGGCGTTGGTTTGACTGCTGCTGTTACGTCCGACAAGGAGACCGGAGAGCGCAGATTGGAGGCTGGTGCAATGGTTCTCGGTGACCGTGGTGTAGTTTGCATTGATGAATTCGACAAGATGAGCGACGTCGACCGTGTGGCCATCCACGAAGTTATGGAACAGCAAACAGTTACCATCGCCAAGGCCGGTATCCACACAAGTTTGAACGCCCGGTGCAGCGTTTTGGCTGCCGCCAACCCTATCTACGGACAATATGATCCTCACAAGGATCCGCACAAGAACATTGCTTTGCCAGACTCCCTCCTGTCTCGTTTCGATTTGCTCTTCGTTATCACCGACGACATTGAAGACTCCAAGGACCGCATGGTCTCAGAGCACGTCTTGCGTATGCACCGCTATCGTCAGCCCGGTGTCGAGGAGGGCGTTCCTGTCCGGGAGCAGCTCAACCAGAGCCTGGGTGTTGGTCTCGAAGAGACCCAAGACTCAAACCAGCCCACTGATGTCTACGAAAAGTTCAACGTTATGCTTCACGCTGGCATTGCAAACATGAACAGAGACTCAGGCAAGAAGAATCTCGAAATTTTGAGCATCCCTTTCATTAAGAAGTACATTCAATACGCCAAGTCGAGAATAAAGCCTGTCTTGACCAAGGGAGCTGCGGACCACATTGTTGCGACATACTCTGCCCTGCGTAACGATGAACTCTCCGGCAATCAGCGCAGAACCTCCCCTATCACCGCTCGTACATTGGAAACGTTGATCCGTCTGTCCACAGCGCACGCCAAAGCACGACTGTCCAGCCGCGTCGATGAGAAAGATGCCAAGAGTGCTGAATCTATTTTGCGTTTCGCCATGTTTAAGGAAGTCGTTGAGGACGAGCGccgaaagagaagaaaggtCACGACCTTTGACGAtgactccgactccgactccAGTGATGAGGACTctgacgacgatgacgaaaCCCCAGCTACCACCACTCCTCGCAGCACCCGACGGGGTGGAACATTACGAACTCGCACACAAGCAACCCGCTCCAGCATCAACGACAACGCCGATGCAGAAGGCGAAGACATATCAGATGACGGCGACGGCTTATACGAAGCCAGCCCCCGCGGTCAACGGATGCGCTCGAGCCAGACCGGCCAGACACAGACACAACCTCAGTCTCAATCCCAGATGTCCGTGGCATCATCTCAGCCCGCATCGCAACTCATGTCAGACACATCGCAGTCCCAGagcgcagcagcagcatcgcAACCAATACAACCACCCCGTCTGACGATTTTCCGCCAGACTCTTGGTTCATTGATGGGATCACGGTTGTTTGCTGATGGCGACACGGCGGACGTTGAGGAGCTTATTGGGGCTGTGAACACTGCTGTGCGTACCGCGCCGGGCCTTGGTGAGGGCGCTGTATTCCAGAGACCTGAGGCGGTTCAAGCGCTGAAGGCTATGAATGAGATGAATCAGTTGAT GTAtcttgaggatgatgagacGGTTTACCGAATTTGA